DNA from Cygnus atratus isolate AKBS03 ecotype Queensland, Australia chromosome 7, CAtr_DNAZoo_HiC_assembly, whole genome shotgun sequence:
AGTGCAAGCATTTCCTTCACTTTAGGAGAGCTAAACGCAATTCTCTGGCTCATATCTATAAACAGCAGGGCCATGGTCCAGTCTTTTTTCAAAACGACCATGGATAAATCTGCAAATTATAGTTATAGCTTGGAGAAGCCGCTTCTTTGCCCATGTGCAAATGGCTCTGCCCATAGTTCCTAAACTTaacaccttttattttaaaaacttaaaaaggCATACCATAAACATATGAGAATTTACCAAGATACCTATACCACTATATCTATAGAAGGTTCTacattcaaatgcattttaaaaagctcGTACTCCCAATGtaccttttttaaaatacagtaaatgaaCAGAATTTTCTAGTATTTGAAAACCAATGAACTGGCACCAGTTTAAGCTTGGGAGCAAGATGACAGCAGAAGTAGAACACATCAGAATTCACATTATCTGCCTTTCCACAACCAAGACAGACTGCATACAAATCATCTCTTCGTAAGAAAATATCTCCCTACAAAAACCTTCTGTCCTTGAAGCACAACAGAGACCACTCAATGCTTTCTACTCAGGTCCTATGAAGTCAGGTCCTCCTGCagataaaggaaggaaaacGGCTACTGTACTGTGCACAGATCTGAATATTCACTGGAACCAGTTCCAATCCTAAGAGGATCTGGATATCAAAGACAATTCCTGCAAGAAACGAGTTTGGCATACAGACTCAATCCTGCCCCctttaaacaaagcagaaccatacactttttttttttctctgaagggCCCTCAACGTCAAGAGAAGGGAGAGTGATGGAAAGATTTGCCTGTTTATATACCTCTGTAAGATGCTGTACAAAGACAGATACTGTGTGCAACTATCACTCAAAATTAAAAGTTTCCCACTTATTACATCTCTATAAATGGGccaaatattttatgcaaatataGTTATGCCATAAAACTGGATATTGTGTATTATTCTGTATTAAATGTAGATACAAAAGAAAGCTACTCCAAGGTTGTTTCATCATGTAATTTTATTCAAACTGtaataaattatgtatttaatatatatgcTGTAACATTTTATAAACGTATTTTGAGGCCTCAAAACAGAGTTAGCTATCCAGAACACACACCTAATATGCAATACTTGCAGCAACAAATAGAGCAACACATTCTACAAAAACCCGTTTGGGCAAGTTGCATACATGTAAGCAGATTGCTGCAGATTGGATTTGGCTCTCAACCAAGCTTGCAAGATGACAGAGAATTAACCTTTAAATCCATCTTCTTACCTAAAGAAGCCTTCATGCAAGgctactttttatttgttattcaAGGACACACTAAATATGTCCTTGTACTGTCATCTATTATATAAGTAAAAACTGtctaaaatgtaattatgttAAGAAATACTTGTAAATAGTTGACTACTCATTCATATGAGTGCATGTAATATGTTCATAAATACACTGCAACCATCTCTGTTACATTTTCCACACAAAATACTTACCATAAATACTTTCTACAAATAGATCTACAGTGGAAAGcactataaaaatatattttctataacATTAACTTTCCTCAGCTTGTATTACATGAATGCTTAATTCAAAAGAGTTTGTCCTTTTTATCTAAAGTAATTTTCATCCAGCAAAGAAAATGGTCACCATAACTATTCATGTGCAGACTGTTTCTTTGGAAATATGCAGTGAAGAATGCTTAAAGTTGTGTTTCAATTTGAAAACAGAGATGAATCCAGTAGGTTTCTCAAGCACTATGCATTCTTTACTTGTATAGTCAGGATTACACTTTAAAGAAGGATTAACATTCTATCAATGCTAAGGAGATCAGAAACCACAGATAACATACAAGCTACGTGTACCTCTTGAGTGGCAAGCCACACACTTTATTAAATCAAAGATTCCAACAGCCATTCAGATTTTTAGTAAGGAGTGGAATTACTAGTCACAtcatattataaataaaatttaaaacaaggtcacaatgaaaactttttaaagagcAGGGGAGACATTTCAGATATGATTTACTTAAATTCAAGTAAAATACACTGTTGACAAAAATGAACTTCTCtaatggcatttaaaaatacttacacAGGCTAATATCTGAATATTGAAGTCTACGTGACTGATAACTTCAAGGCTATTAACTCTTGTTTAATAAATTACAAACATGAATATAATAAAGTGTATGTTTTTAAACCAGTAATAGAATCTTCTAAAATGCCCTTTACAAAAATCTGGCAACTGAATTTTGGgataaaataaaggaacagcCTACTTCTGTGGTATACTGTCAATAAActattttcttgcttgtttaCCTTCTTCCAATTTTTACGATAGGGTGTCATAAATCTTTTGGtatgaactgaaaaaatatttctcatatttcaTGAATATTCAGCTTaccacaagaaaaagaaagcttttagcCCTGAAGCCTTCTGCAAAGATAATCCAGTCAGACGGTTCATATGGAGTGACCGTGGAAAAGGTATGTTGTCAGAAAGAGGTTTATGGTCCCTAATTGTGAATCAATTTCCAGATGCTCATCTAGACAattcatgaagaaaatcaaCCTACATCAATTTCAAGTCTCAGAGAAACAAGTCTTGAAAGTATTCATCAAACTCTTCTTccctgtagaaaaataaaaatatgtcaaaGAAAGTTCTGCTTTTGATCTGTATCTAGGAGATAAATCTttgtatgaaaaacatttagcaGATTTCTGGTTAGAATATGTCTGAATTATGTACCCGGTATAGATCACTTTGACTTATTCAATACATTCCCACACCCTTCgcatttcctcttctgtacAACAGCAGTGATTTGACTGTCAAGATTTACTTCTAAAATAGTTAACAGGACAGTAGCAGATAATACAGCAGTGGTAATGTAGCAGCTTGACAAAGGTTTCTCCTCCAGTGCTGTGTATGTGTCCTCTTATATAAAAAAGCATTCCTAGATTCACTACATAGAAGGAGATTTGACGTAACTTTAAATGTCAGAGTCATTAAAACACTCAGTCTCTGCCTTTGCAGTTCTAAATGGTCACAATACCAGATAAAAGTTAACTGTGATGAACTAACCgtgatttttcatctgtttcttgcAGAGGACCTTTCCAAAAATCAGCATCGGAAGGACCATCTTGCACATCACTGTTATCTGAATCTGCTAAAAAATTTAGAGTGCTTAAGTAATAAGTTTTgagtgaatttatttatttacgtATTTATAATAAGTAAGTAGGTAAGggaaacttttaattttaaccCTGAGAATAAAAAAACGCTTTACTTTGaatgaagtaaaaattaaaacattttctagtCTTATTCAATACAGCACCAAGAAGACTCAGGTATCAGTAATTGATATTTTGGCCAAACATAGTAAAAATCATGTCAGAACACTGATCTTGATAAAACAGCAGCATAGtactttgtaaaatgaaagttttataATAACAACCACTTTATTACAATACAGTTGTATTACAATATAATTTGTGATATTAAATGAATGAATTACTTTACTACTTGAATGACACATCAATGGTAATGTATCAGTGAAATTGCCAGAAAATATAGATTACATAACTGTTCCATATAAGTATACAGAAGGagtgaaaaacaagaaacctGTCTCATTATCAGAAATACGTCTtgacttacaaaaaaaaacaaaacaaaacaaaaccaaaaaaaaaccaccaccattCTAAAATCTTCCAATAAAGCTTTCCACAGAGAGACTTTGGGCAAGAtccaagttttcagaaaactgctttGGGTCTTCCTGTATCTCTATCCTGTATCCTTCCTTATCTAGGACATTCCTCAAAGTATATTGCACAGCACAgcaataaacagaaacattcaGTCCTTTCTTGAGACTCTGCAGCATGAATTAGTATGACCAGAAGATGGGGCTTATTTCACCAGAAAAGAAATAGGGTACTAGAATTACTGAGATACAAAGATAACCACTGCCTAAGGAGTCACTGAGACTCTGAGCACATCCATCTGCAATGGATCTCTGAGGTACTAATGGTGATAGCTGGAAGACTTTGGTTAAAGCCTAGAATTTATTTGGCATGGTGTCTTCTCCCACTGCTCTCCTATTAATTTTGTGAATTCAGTACATATTTCTATTGTTCGATGAAAGGAATTGTAGTACTCACTGTATTAGAAAAGTACTTTATTTACACAGCACATATTTACATACCTGGACCCGTGCAATTATTAACAATAATTGGGGTATTGTTGCACCGTCTGCTCTTTTCTGGAACAATCTACCCCTTTATTTTTCGGACTATTTTCATTGTGTATCCAACcacacttttcttctttccttaaagattttcttcctaaaattcGTTATATTTTCTCCAATAATTATAAGTAATTATGTTGAACCTTACTATCTCTGCTTGTTTTCAACATAGCCTTCTTACCATCTTATCAAATATTAGAACTGCCAGTGAATACAACTAATACCAACGACAAATGTATATGAAATAATACAACttattataaaaacataaagatGCAGAAGATATTGAAATACTCTACCTTTATCAGAATTATCTGAATCTTCTGAAGAAACCTCATctagaaagaaacacaaatacaatttaaaaaatagtaagcTTATCTTGGTTTTATCTGTTatcttaaaatgtttacaaaggATACTTCTGTTACAACAAATTACACATAAACATGTGCTCATGCATACATACTCAATTAcattcaaaaaaagaaagcaaacactgaagcaaagcatttcttttcataagtTCAAAGATCATCAGTTTGAGCTCAAATAAGTTATCCCAAGATCTGTGGTGTAAAAAGGTTATCTtacatttccaaaatgctttcaaCTCCCCAAGGAATTAGGTACTTCAGAACCCTCTCTGGTATGCAATATCTGATTTTTGGACAATGTACAATCTAATATAATATCCAATTCTTGAACAAATTTTTGTggcaataaacatttttcaaaaggttCTTCCTCTCTATATAATGTAAgaaatgaatctttttttttcaaataaatctttctctttaacctaaaaaatttatttttttgactacCTATGTTACAGTCTAGAAACAACTGCATATCTACATATTTTGCATATCTATATACATACCTATATAGGTATGGTAAAATTaacattcctctttttttttttaataatattgaaggtttaaaatttaaatgtacctttatgggtctttttttttgacttcttttttgttgaacgagataattttgttttcttaacttttGGTTCTTTAGAGCTCAGTGCAGCTGTGCctcttttcttgcttgctttgatttctttcctcctttaaaaaaaaaaaaaaaaggtacatcTTCTTTGGTATATATACCCTTCAAGCAAGGGTAAATCTTAGGTATTTAATTCACTCAAACagttgccatttttttctgaagcttatCATtagttaaacaaaacaaaaaaaaaaatcagctgacGCAGAAGAATCTTAAGCCTAAGAAACTGCTGCAGACCAACAAcccatgtattttattttccatgtgactTATGTAGGCTTACTGTATGAATATAAGGATTTATTTCCTGCTTCTTAATCTAGAACAgtcaggaaaattatttctaagtaTGTACTACTCTGAAGCCAACTAAGAGAAAATATGCTTGACCGTGCTTTTTTTGAATCCATGTGGTTTTACAATTTTAGttccaaaaagaaacaagacaaatCAAACAAATCTCAGTTAGTTGTCGTTCTTAATATGTGCCTACACAGCACTTTAATGAAATTGAGTAtgaattatcttttaaaataaactaccTTTTATGTATAAATCCATCTAGACACACCTTTCATCTGTgttactttaaaacagaaacagtattttcctAGCTCAAAGGTTTTCCTTTCACATGCTTTTTAGACACTTTAGCAATTAAGCCATACAACTGAGACCACTTCAAGATCCAGAAGACcataaaactggaaaagctgTGCAATTCAAAAAGATTACAGACGAtaatcaaaaacaaatcaagtgTTAATGCACATATTTTGTAGGTTCCAAATTGagtattttagttttttctGCTATTAGAAGTGATTCTCAAAGAAGAGCAAATACttaaattcagaatttcaaagCACTGTTTGCCTCACACGTAATAATCCTATTTTTTAACAAAGGAAATGCTTTCCAACTCTTAAACATggcaaaagataaaataaaaggatggtATTTTTCGtaaactttctgaagagaaaaataacaattggGCTGAAActaagaaaaggaaactttGGGGGAAGGAAGATTCTTCTAGTTTGGGAAGTTTTGTACTTTCATTAGCACAAAAGTACCTAAGTCTCAACAATGTGAAGCCAATGACTTTATAAGAACTCCAGAACAGAATTTACTTCAGTGTCAATTAAGTTTTTAATTGTCTAGTTGAACTTTTATCCTTATTTGCTGTTATTCATACTAGCAACATATCAATAACTCAGCCCCcatactttcaaaatatttcattaccGGTGATGAAAGTTTAGTTTGTAGGAACATTCTGGACATAGtcctgaaaaagagagaatgagaaCACCATAGCCATGTATTTGATAAGCACAACTAATAAAAACTTATTAATAAACAGATCAAATTGTTCTACAGTTATACTGAAGATCCACAAGTCTCTTACATCTTCACCAGAGACCAAGTGTTGCCACCTGGAGTGTTTtgtgcacaaaagaaaaaacactattAGCTTCTTTTACGTAGAAAAACTGTGTCAATTGTGCTAAGTTTAATTATCTGCTGAATATAGCAAAATGTACTGAATAAGAAAACCCCACTCAAGAGACAAGAATAGAAAAGGAAGCAAGTTAATTAAAGCTAGactttttggaagaaaacaaaagatgtaaaaataaccTCAGCTGAGCTGAAGGTGCGCAAAAACTTGACTGTTCCAAAGCCCTAAAGACTCCTAAGCCACATaatgaagcaatgaaaattATGAACTTTCCTTGCAAGTCAGTATTGTCCAATAAACCCAGACATGCCTGTATAGAAAATAGCTTataaattattctaattttaTGACATCATGAATTATACAGGATGAAGTGCTCAACCTGTAACAGCTTTGTCATACATAACAATAGTAGCCATTCTCAACAAATCAAGACCATTACTACCTTTAATTaatcaaacaaaattatttcctattctACAGcttattttccacttttcatGAACTAGTATCATTATCATTAGGCCTCACTCTATAGCTTTTCAAGAGTAGGATACTCATCTTCTTTTAGGTTTATATATCCTTGAAGGATTGACTTACTCAATTTCACAAGTGCATTCCTCTTTTCACCGTGTTCAACATAACCAAAATTCACCTCCCAGCTCTTCAGGCCTTCTTCCTCATCACAGTGCTTATTTCCACAAGAAAACTGACCTTTAAAGACATCAGAAATAGCAAACCATGGTTCAGTGATTAACATGCATAGGCTTGGGGTTGTTATTTCCAGTTTTGctcagtttttgcttttgttttctttcaaagataaaaagcccaaaactaaaaataaaacctagaTTAAGAAAACAATAACTAATAATGACAAAACAATCATACTTGTCTCATATTGcatatttgcaaagaaagaacaacTTAAACTTCCTTTTACATTGCATAGAGGAAGGAAGATCAtaggggggggggaaaaaaagcctaatCCTGAACTAGGATATATACTATGCCCTAAATGATAACTTACTTATCAGAGCATGATGGATCAGCAGGTGCAATTCAGCCGTACATCCTTAATGACATAATCTATCCAATGTacaatgaataaacaaaactaAGATGTCCATATTCTTATTACCTTACAAATTTACTTGATATACTAGACATACAATTTGCATTTTAGTGACTTTCCATAAACACtttcctttaaggaaaacaatactttaaaaaataaatttaattcagtGAGAAAGCATGCAGCAGCTTTAAATGTTTCCTTGGGCTTATTATATTAAATACAACactaattttaaaacaacatacATGTAATCAATGTTGTTTACATCACTGGGTTCCCAATATTGCAGTAATAAAGACACACATATTCACTTTGCAGAGGACTAATTTGTATGCAGAGCTGGCGGTAAGGATCTATATTAATAGGCTCACAAGCAGGACTGTTTGTGAACGATTAACCTCAGAACATTCTGTTTAAGCTGCTAACTAATGGATTGGAAGTGTCCTCAGATACTTCAGTTCTGCAATTATATTCTGCCATTATAAAAAATTTTGAattcatatattttcaaaatgtttgacCCCATGAAAGGTGTGGTTATCAGGAACCTATATCATCAGGAATAATTTATAccaattataaaaaaaatgaaagtcaaCATGGAAAAATTTATACTATTTAAGACTTTTGGGAACTTAATCaaagtctattttattttttgtttgtttgtttgtttgttttttccccttgtcctctgaaaaaaaatcagtatcttCAGATTGCTCAGGCAAGGAATGAACTGCTAGGTAAGCCAGGACTTTACTGTGTAGGTCACCATAATTCTGTGACCttatacatttacatatatttatgacgatctaaatattttaaatgatggtggtttttgtttttgtttttgtttttttttcctagaagatCCTTAGTCCGTACcatatatgtatacaaatgGCCAGGCTTTTCTCAACCTCTTCTTTCACACTGCAATGCCTAAAACACATGCTCAAGCCCTGACTTGAATATATAATTCTACTGTTCATGAAGtttttttcagtagtatttATCACTGTAGAATGTCATAAAagcattacaaatatttttttcaaagaagtaAGAGATCGTTACAATCCTCTTTTACTCATCCTAACTCTCCTTCCCCATGACCTTACAAAGAAAGGCatgtaaaacaaagcaaccaaATGTGAATAACCCATCTCTATGTTCCCTTCTTAACATACCCCAAACCATAACTCAATCCACCAGCGGCGGTTCTCAGCACCACTATTACTGTCACAGCTAAATTAAGCACATactctcctttttaaaatatgaatcaTAATTCATTCATACATAGCTGACCAGGTTAAGGTAGGTATTAATGCTTTATTACActttaattaaagtaatttatatTACTGACTTGTATtagaaaatagcaaaagaaagacATTAGTCATGTCTTTCTTAAATAACCACTTCAAACTACACTTTGCCAGAGCATCtcataggctaggtaacagtGGATTCTTGCGCCCCTCAGTGGTGAGAGATACCATTTCTCAATTCTTACGTTCCAATTGTTCTACAAGCTTTATACTTTTCATTAGAAAGCTTAAAACATGTAATTCTGCACTTTctcctgcattttaaaatatagtgtATCAGGTATTAAAAGTACAATGCatctttaaattcttttctccctcatgaagtcaaaataattcataaattaTGAATTTCTCATTTAACTTTTGTTATCTTTTAAAAGTGTTCATTCAATAAGACATACAACTGTATCAAATTTAGGTACCTGTTAACATAATCTGTAGTGCTGAAAGCAACATATGACTACAACTACCTTTAGAAAcatgatgtaaaaaaaaaacacaacaaaaaacacaacagcattgTATTTCTAACTTCTTGTAACgcataataataaatagaacTGTTTACAGATCTTTTCTGATCAACAGTATCACTCCACTCAATTATCTTGCATGTGCATGCATGACTCCTGAAAACTGCACAGGTGTACGAGCATTCTACCCCAGGAACAGCAATATGTTCACATAATTTACTTGCTTGTTCAGTTACTTGAACACTCCATGCCCGTAGGCAATGAAATGAGGACCACTGTGCAAGTTCCAGTAATACAACGCTATCAACCCACGTACAGAATCAGCTAGAATAAGTTACTGATTTACAGACAGAATAGGAAGAGATGACAACCATTCTCACTGATGGTTTCAAAACCAGGTTAGCCTGAAACAGATGTCGTGTGTAGTACTTTAATTAAGAAGTTAACATGTTCCAAAACAACATTGGAAAAACTGctaaaaaaattatcttttgagAAAAGAATTCAGAGACTTCAATTAAAGGTATCAAAGACTATTAAGTTAATGTAGAACTACtggagagaagcagctgaaaaatataTCCATGACATTCCACTTTACCAAATGCATTATGTTGGTGTCCATTACAAATTTGACCTTGTGAAAGTAAATTACATGTTCTCTTAATTTAGGCTGGAGAAAagcaggctcaggggagaccttattgctctctatagctacctgaaaggaagtggtGGGGACCTAGTGGTCAGCTTCTCCTTGCAGATAAGTAGCGATaggagggaatggcctcaagtagCGCCAGGGAAGGTTCAGTCAGGTTGGAAACtgggagaaatttcttctcagggtggttaggcattggaatgggttgcccagggaggtgatggagtcactgtccctgggggtgtttaaggaaaggttggacgtggtacTTTGGGATATGGTAatattggtggcagggggatggttggaccagatgatcttggaggtcttgtCCAACCTTTACGattctatagaaaaaaaaaatctatgcagATTAGCATGCACACTAGAGCTATGTGGAATAAAACAGTGAAGTAAACAGTTACATCAATTTATTGTCTATCACCATCTGATACACTTATCAGCATAAATTGTCAAATACTatcaaaaaaaattatgttgaaaagaaacaagagaagcaaaaggcaAGGtgaaatgcaatataaaatgaaagagagcaTTATTACCTTTTCCTGAAATTACTTCTTTCTCGTGTCTCCATCTAAATCCAAACTGTTATGATAAGAACCAAAATCAGTTTTGAACAGTCAATGTATTCAGTAATATAAAGCCTATTTTCAGTGACTGATGTCCTGCGTTTCATTCATTAAATTCTGGTtactaaaatttaatttctttatctgttaATTAAAAGTATCTCTCTCCTTCTGCTTACCAGAAGTATCCCAACTTACTCATGCAATTCAAATTCTAGTAGATGCTGTGTTTGATAGcgaataactttttaaaatgtttcatacCAGGCAGAAGAACAAATGGGAAATTGGGACAGACTGGCTTTATTAAATACTTCATTGTGATTTTGTCCACGCTAAAAACTGAGAAGACCACTGGAATACTGAAAAGGCATATGACCACAAACCAATGGATCACCTCTCACACCCTAAATTCTATGACAAAAGGAACAGCTAAGTTATATTTCCCTTTACATTCCCTAGAAACTTCACCTGAAGATAACCCAgctattgtttttgttttccagtagaATCTGCTTCATCGTCTCAAAATGCCAAGTAGTCTAGTGAAAAGATCAAAGACGGAAAGGTCTGAGAACAGCTaggaaaaactattttattttcaaaacctcaaaactattttattttaaacctcagTGGTATACAACTTCTCCAAAAAGggctattttgtattttcatttaaaatccatGAACATGTGACaataagaagataaaataaaattctttctctgtaagcaaagcacagaaaatgctgaactTCATGTTAAAAGTTAGGGGGGTGAGGGTGGGCACGAtgaggggagaaggagggatAAGGTTTCCAAAATTAGAGAGGTAGGGGACAAATGGCTGTAAAGCCCATCTCTGGCACCTGTGTTCCAAAGCATCCTTTGGAATACAAAGCTGCCCTTGAGGCACCCAAAGACTGAACCCACACAAATGTGCATTTTCCAAGATGCAGTGACATGCATTCTGTAATATATTGGATTggtttaaaggttttttttttctttttttttcttattttaaacactgCACAGAGCCTAGGTATCTTTTAATCCGTGTAGtctttattgcctttttttttttaaataaaccataATAATTCCTTATCTGAAGGGCATCAGTAGGGAGTTTTCATGAGAAATAATATGTCGTTCAAAGAACATTGGAAAAAATGGAGTAGCAAATGTTCTGGCTCTTAAGAACATGCCACAGACTCATAAATACTTTGCACCTTAATAACCAAAGCTGAAAAATCGAGCAGAAAAGCATCAGTACCCAAATGTTTTGTCTGTACTGATTTTTCTCAAGTCAATATATTATGTAGAGATGTctaagaaaactaaaaatttgAACACCAATATTTGACTCTTGAAATCAATCCACTaatttttgaatttgttttataatataAACAAAGTTTTCATATATACTGGTTTCgcttttgtaaaaacaaacaagcaaaacaaaacaaaacaaaaaaacacagaagatcaGGTTTCTGCTATCAGATAATTAGCTAAGGTTGGATCAGGTGGTGCTTGTACCATCTGCAATGTGGTCTAAAGTACCAGTTAAACCACTTATACTTgagtcaaaaaaaattaatagtgaaaaaaaaccacaaacaagaACTCTGCTGAGgagtttaatgaaaacagaatgtaAAGCGTATTTGTAAATACAGAACCAGTAATGGAAATCAACAGTTGATCTACAGTGTTTTTCTATTCCTGTTTTAAAGGGTATTCCAATTCTGAAAAGCTTGtaatacaactgaaaaatattgcaagttTAAGATTAAATGTCAACAGTATTTTGGCATCAattttgcatgtgtgtgctgCAGGCTA
Protein-coding regions in this window:
- the LOC118244744 gene encoding protein FRA10AC1 isoform X2, yielding MVPQQLRLGAAARGHGGYDSDFSDEENGEKSVQKTKSTKEESLLVKPFQKAKEGNVAHRQFAAEEWDREEARKRRFHLIAMDAYERHKKFVNDYILYYGGKKEDFRRSGANDKTDLDIIRENHRFLWNEDDEADMNWEKRLAKKYYDKLFKEYCIADLSRYKENKFGFRWRHEKEVISGKGQFSCGNKHCDEEEGLKSWEVNFGYVEHGEKRNALVKLRLCPECSYKLNFHHRRKEIKASKKRGTAALSSKEPKVKKTKLSRSTKKKSKKKTHKDEVSSEDSDNSDKDSDNSDVQDGPSDADFWKGPLQETDEKSREEEFDEYFQDLFL
- the LOC118244744 gene encoding protein FRA10AC1 isoform X1; this translates as MVPQQLRLGAAARGHGGYDSDFSDEENGEKSVQKTKSTKEESLLVKPFQKAKEGNVAHRQFAAEEWDREEARKRRFHLIAMDAYERHKKFVNDYILYYGGKKEDFRRSGANDKTDLDIIRENHRFLWNEDDEADMNWEKRLAKKYYDKLFKEYCIADLSRYKENKFGFRWRHEKEVISGKGQFSCGNKHCDEEEGLKSWEVNFGYVEHGEKRNALVKLRLCPECSYKLNFHHRRKEIKASKKRGTAALSSKEPKVKKTKLSRSTKKKSKKKTHKDEVSSEDSDNSDKADSDNSDVQDGPSDADFWKGPLQETDEKSREEEFDEYFQDLFL